The following coding sequences are from one Azospirillum sp. TSH100 window:
- a CDS encoding ScpA family protein, which yields MADLVAEPVFDTPAAAEASPSEQLLLVLDGFEGPLDMLLALGRDQKVDLTRISILELADQYLSFVAEARKVRLELAADYLVMAAWLAYLKSRLLLPEPEGEEPSGEDMAAALAFQLQRLEAMKGVAEKLFARPRLGIEIHPRGAPEDLDLRRKSVYEVTLFDLLRAYGQQRARKESGVLHITPVRLYSMEEAVQRLSSLLGRMPDWATLASFLPGGEGGALLTRSALAAHFAATLELAKAGRVELRQEGAFAPLYVRGRASGFQDADSSEEAQSHD from the coding sequence ATGGCTGATCTGGTGGCCGAGCCTGTGTTCGACACCCCCGCTGCCGCGGAGGCATCGCCGTCCGAACAGCTGTTGCTGGTCCTCGACGGCTTCGAGGGGCCGCTCGACATGCTGCTGGCGTTGGGGCGCGACCAGAAGGTCGACCTGACGCGCATCTCCATCCTGGAACTGGCCGACCAGTACCTCAGCTTCGTTGCCGAGGCGCGGAAGGTGCGGCTGGAGTTGGCCGCCGACTATCTGGTGATGGCGGCGTGGCTGGCCTACCTGAAGTCGCGCCTGCTGCTGCCCGAGCCGGAGGGGGAGGAGCCGTCGGGCGAGGACATGGCGGCAGCGCTCGCCTTCCAGCTCCAGCGGCTGGAGGCGATGAAGGGCGTCGCTGAAAAGCTGTTCGCCCGTCCGCGGCTGGGCATCGAAATCCACCCGCGCGGTGCGCCGGAGGATTTGGACCTGCGCCGCAAGTCGGTCTACGAGGTCACCCTGTTCGACCTGCTGCGTGCCTATGGCCAGCAGCGCGCCCGCAAGGAATCCGGCGTCCTGCACATCACCCCGGTCCGCCTCTATTCGATGGAGGAAGCAGTGCAGCGCCTGTCCTCGCTGCTCGGCCGGATGCCGGACTGGGCAACGCTGGCGAGCTTCCTGCCGGGCGGGGAGGGCGGCGCGCTGCTGACCCGCTCGGCGCTCGCCGCGCATTTCGCCGCGACGTTGGAACTTGCCAAGGCGGGCAGGGTGGAACTGCGCCAGGAGGGCGCCTTCGCCCCGCTCTATGTCCGCGGGCGGGCATCCGGTTTCCAGGACGCCGACAGTTCGGAAGAAGCGCAATCGCATGATTAA
- the scpB gene encoding SMC-Scp complex subunit ScpB produces MIKEGTDAQEAEARIGKLRLLEALLFASSEPLDEETLAGRIGPEVGLLLEELRAHYAPRGVTLVRTGGGWAFRTAVDLAPELRREEEVSRKLSRAAIETLAIIAYHQPVTRGEIESIRGVATSKGTLDLLMEHGWIRPGKRRETPGRPLTWITTDHFLDHFGLESLRDLPSVEDLRAAGLLDSRPVLLGLGATADDSALGSDNEE; encoded by the coding sequence ATGATTAAGGAAGGCACCGACGCCCAGGAGGCGGAGGCCCGCATCGGCAAGCTGCGCCTGCTGGAAGCCCTGCTGTTCGCCTCAAGCGAGCCGTTGGACGAGGAGACGCTGGCCGGCCGCATCGGGCCGGAGGTCGGCCTGCTGCTGGAGGAGCTGCGCGCCCATTACGCCCCGCGCGGCGTCACCCTGGTGCGCACCGGCGGCGGCTGGGCCTTCCGTACCGCGGTCGATCTGGCGCCGGAGCTGCGGCGCGAGGAGGAGGTGTCGCGCAAGCTGTCCCGTGCCGCCATCGAGACGCTGGCGATCATCGCCTACCACCAGCCGGTGACGCGCGGCGAGATCGAGTCCATCCGCGGTGTGGCGACCAGCAAGGGCACGCTGGATTTGCTGATGGAACATGGCTGGATCCGGCCGGGCAAGCGGCGGGAGACGCCGGGCCGGCCGCTGACCTGGATCACCACCGACCATTTCCTCGACCATTTCGGGCTGGAGAGCCTGCGCGACCTGCCCAGCGTCGAAGACCTGCGCGCCGCCGGCCTGCTCGACAGCCGTCCGGTGCTGCTGGGGTTGGGGGCGACGGCCGACGACAGCGCGCTGGGGAGCGACAACGAGGAGTAG
- a CDS encoding twin-arginine translocase TatA/TatE family subunit, whose translation MGSFSIWHWIIVLLIVLLLFGAGKLPKVMGDLAKGVKSFKAGLQDDSDDAAPGSTAKTIPNQPANTAETAAKKDEAVRS comes from the coding sequence ATGGGTTCTTTCAGCATCTGGCACTGGATCATCGTTCTTCTGATCGTTCTTCTGCTGTTCGGCGCCGGAAAGCTGCCGAAGGTGATGGGCGATCTCGCCAAGGGCGTGAAGTCCTTCAAGGCCGGCCTGCAGGACGACAGCGACGATGCCGCCCCCGGCTCCACCGCCAAGACCATTCCGAACCAGCCGGCCAACACGGCCGAAACCGCGGCCAAGAAGGACGAGGCGGTCCGCAGCTGA
- the tatB gene encoding Sec-independent protein translocase protein TatB, protein MFDIAWSELMVIAVIALVVIGPKDLPKAIFTLGKWVRKARVVAREFQTHIDDMMRETELDELRKEALKTRDLNIKKMMEDTIDPKGEVGKAFDVGLNGHAGSTPEPDLPQAPAPVTDAPAVPMVTDSVAPSAAPSPITASPISTEPPQPAPVPQPAPAPRADAVAAAQPTDKQT, encoded by the coding sequence ATGTTCGACATCGCTTGGTCCGAACTGATGGTGATCGCCGTCATCGCCCTTGTGGTCATTGGCCCCAAGGATCTGCCCAAGGCGATCTTCACGCTCGGCAAATGGGTGCGTAAGGCGCGGGTCGTCGCGCGCGAATTCCAGACCCACATCGACGACATGATGCGGGAAACCGAGTTGGACGAGCTTCGCAAGGAAGCGCTGAAGACCCGTGACCTGAACATCAAGAAGATGATGGAAGACACCATCGATCCGAAGGGGGAGGTGGGGAAAGCCTTCGATGTGGGCCTGAACGGCCACGCCGGCAGCACGCCGGAGCCGGACCTGCCGCAGGCGCCGGCGCCTGTGACCGATGCCCCGGCGGTCCCGATGGTGACGGACAGCGTGGCGCCTTCGGCCGCCCCGTCTCCGATCACCGCGTCTCCGATCTCCACCGAGCCTCCGCAACCGGCCCCGGTGCCGCAGCCCGCACCGGCCCCGCGCGCGGATGCCGTGGCCGCTGCCCAGCCGACCGACAAGCAGACCTGA
- the tatC gene encoding twin-arginine translocase subunit TatC: MTGDTQQDELEDSKMPLIDHLIELRNRLMWAIGAILIAFLLCYAVSDKIYNFLVQPLADILAGQGRRMIYTGLTEAFFTYVKVAFWAGCFISFPIVASQIWMFVAPGLYKHERKAFLPFLVATPVMFLTGAGIVYYFIFPMAWRFFLGFEFHPGGDGNALPIEFEARVGEYLHLVMSLIFAFGIAFQLPVLLTLLVRVGIISTDALASKRRYAIVGAFIAAAVLTPPDVISQVSLAVPLIGLYEIAIIVGRRIEKARAAAEAE; this comes from the coding sequence ATGACCGGCGATACGCAGCAGGACGAACTCGAAGACAGCAAGATGCCGCTGATCGATCACCTGATCGAGCTGCGGAACCGGCTGATGTGGGCGATCGGTGCCATCCTGATCGCCTTCCTGCTGTGCTATGCGGTGTCGGACAAGATCTACAATTTCCTGGTCCAGCCGCTGGCCGACATCCTGGCCGGGCAGGGCCGCCGGATGATCTACACCGGTCTGACCGAAGCCTTCTTCACCTATGTCAAGGTGGCGTTCTGGGCCGGCTGCTTCATCTCCTTCCCGATCGTCGCCAGCCAGATCTGGATGTTCGTGGCGCCCGGCCTGTACAAGCACGAGCGCAAGGCCTTCCTGCCCTTCCTCGTCGCGACCCCGGTGATGTTCCTGACCGGTGCCGGCATCGTCTATTACTTCATCTTCCCGATGGCCTGGCGCTTCTTCCTGGGCTTCGAGTTCCACCCCGGCGGCGACGGCAATGCCCTGCCGATCGAATTCGAGGCGCGCGTCGGCGAATACCTGCATCTGGTGATGTCGCTGATCTTCGCCTTCGGCATCGCCTTCCAGCTGCCGGTCCTGCTGACCCTGCTGGTCCGCGTCGGCATCATCAGCACCGATGCGCTGGCCTCGAAGCGGCGCTACGCCATCGTCGGCGCCTTCATCGCCGCCGCGGTGCTGACCCCGCCCGATGTCATCAGCCAGGTCAGTCTGGCGGTGCCGCTGATCGGCCTCTACGAGATCGCGATCATCGTCGGCCGCCGGATCGAAAAGGCGCGGGCCGCGGCGGAGGCCGAGTGA
- the alaS gene encoding alanine--tRNA ligase: MQTANDIRRTFLDFFAKQGHQKVDSSPLVPRNDPTLMFTNAGMVQFKNVFTGAETRPYKRAATSQKCVRAGGKHNDLDNVGYTARHHTFFEMLGNFSFGDYFKDDAIAFAWNLITKEYGLPADKLLVTVHTSDEDAAGIWRKVAGLSDDRIIRIPTDDNFWRMGDTGPCGPCSEIFFDHGPSIAGGPPGSPDQDGDRFIEIWNLVFMQYEQLGPDNLVPLPKPSIDTGMGLERLAAVLQGKHDNYDIDLMRALIMASAEATKTSPDGAHAVSHRVIADHLRSTSFLIADGVLPSNEGRGYVLRRIMRRAMRHAHMIGAREPLMHRLVPALIQQMGDAYPELNRARALIVETLKLEETRFKQTLERGLRLLEDEVGHLGEGQPLAGDVAFKLYDTYGFPLDLTQDVLRGQGRGVDEAGFKAAMDEQRRKARESWAGSGEVGTEKLWYEIKDDLGATEFFGYDTEVAEGKVTAIVKGDARVDAANLGDQVLVVVNQTPFYGESGGQVGDAGVIFSAGGAEVAVSDTLKKLGAVWAHVGTVTKGTLKVGDVVELRVDTERRSAIRANHSATHLLHEALRHRLGDHVTQKGSLVAPERLRFDISQPTGLTGADISAIEDEVNRRVLANSEVITRLMSPDEARAQGAMALFGEKYGDEVRVVSMGGPHGEQDRDYSIELCGGTHVRRTGDIGVFKIVSEGAVAAGVRRIEALTGTGAKAWLSERDHLLTEAASVLKVKPDEVPTRVAALVEERRKMERELADLRRQVAMGGGAKADGGNEAKDVAGVKLAARVVEGLPAKDLKPMADELKKQVGSGVVVLIASNEGKASIVIGVTDDLTAALSAVDLVRVGAEALGGKGGGGRPDMAQAGGPDASLAHAAIEAIEKAIAAKKAS; this comes from the coding sequence ATGCAGACCGCCAACGACATCCGTCGCACGTTCCTGGATTTCTTCGCCAAGCAGGGCCATCAGAAGGTCGATTCGTCGCCGCTCGTGCCGCGCAACGACCCGACGCTGATGTTCACCAACGCCGGCATGGTCCAGTTCAAGAACGTCTTCACCGGTGCCGAGACGCGGCCCTACAAGCGCGCGGCCACCTCGCAGAAATGCGTGCGCGCCGGCGGCAAGCACAACGACCTCGACAATGTCGGCTACACCGCGCGGCACCACACCTTCTTCGAGATGCTGGGGAACTTCTCCTTCGGCGATTATTTCAAGGACGATGCCATCGCGTTCGCCTGGAACCTGATCACCAAGGAATACGGCCTGCCGGCTGACAAGCTGCTGGTGACCGTCCACACCTCCGACGAGGACGCGGCGGGCATCTGGCGCAAGGTCGCCGGCCTGTCGGACGACCGCATCATCCGCATCCCGACCGACGACAATTTCTGGCGCATGGGCGATACCGGCCCCTGCGGCCCGTGTTCGGAAATCTTTTTCGACCATGGCCCGTCGATCGCCGGCGGCCCGCCGGGCAGCCCGGACCAGGATGGCGACCGCTTCATCGAGATCTGGAACCTCGTGTTCATGCAGTATGAACAGCTGGGTCCGGACAATCTGGTGCCGCTGCCCAAGCCGTCCATCGACACCGGCATGGGGCTGGAGCGTCTGGCCGCCGTCCTGCAGGGCAAGCACGACAACTACGACATCGACCTGATGCGGGCGCTGATCATGGCGTCGGCCGAGGCGACCAAGACCTCGCCGGACGGCGCGCATGCCGTGTCGCACCGCGTCATCGCCGACCATCTGCGTTCCACCTCCTTCCTGATCGCCGATGGCGTGCTGCCGTCGAACGAAGGCCGCGGCTATGTGCTGCGCCGGATCATGCGCCGCGCCATGCGCCATGCCCACATGATCGGCGCGCGCGAGCCGCTGATGCACCGTCTGGTCCCGGCGCTGATCCAGCAGATGGGCGACGCCTATCCGGAGCTGAACCGTGCCCGCGCCCTGATCGTCGAGACGCTGAAGCTGGAGGAGACCCGCTTCAAGCAGACGCTGGAGCGCGGCCTGCGCCTGTTGGAGGATGAGGTCGGCCATCTGGGCGAAGGCCAGCCGCTGGCCGGCGACGTCGCCTTCAAGCTGTACGACACCTACGGCTTCCCGCTCGACCTGACGCAGGACGTGCTGCGCGGCCAGGGCCGCGGCGTCGACGAGGCCGGCTTCAAGGCGGCGATGGACGAGCAGCGCCGCAAAGCCCGCGAATCCTGGGCCGGCTCGGGCGAGGTCGGCACCGAGAAGCTGTGGTACGAGATCAAGGACGATCTGGGCGCCACCGAGTTCTTCGGCTACGACACCGAAGTCGCCGAAGGCAAGGTGACCGCCATCGTCAAGGGCGATGCCCGCGTCGACGCCGCCAACCTCGGTGATCAGGTGCTGGTCGTCGTCAACCAGACCCCCTTCTACGGCGAATCGGGAGGTCAGGTCGGCGATGCCGGCGTGATCTTCTCCGCCGGCGGGGCTGAGGTCGCGGTGTCCGACACGCTGAAGAAGCTGGGCGCCGTGTGGGCCCATGTCGGCACGGTCACCAAGGGCACGCTCAAGGTCGGCGACGTGGTCGAGCTGCGCGTCGATACCGAGCGCCGCTCCGCCATCCGTGCCAACCACTCCGCCACCCACCTGTTGCACGAGGCGCTGCGCCATCGCCTGGGCGACCATGTCACCCAGAAGGGTTCGCTGGTGGCGCCGGAGCGTCTGCGCTTCGACATCAGCCAGCCGACCGGCCTGACCGGCGCCGACATCTCCGCCATCGAGGACGAGGTGAACCGCCGCGTCCTCGCCAACAGCGAGGTCATCACCCGCCTGATGTCCCCGGACGAGGCGCGCGCCCAGGGTGCCATGGCGCTGTTCGGCGAGAAGTACGGCGATGAGGTTCGCGTCGTGTCGATGGGCGGCCCGCATGGCGAGCAGGATCGCGATTACTCCATCGAGCTGTGCGGCGGCACCCATGTCCGCCGCACCGGCGACATCGGTGTCTTCAAGATCGTCTCCGAAGGCGCTGTCGCTGCCGGCGTCCGCCGCATCGAGGCGTTGACCGGCACCGGCGCCAAGGCGTGGCTGTCCGAGCGCGACCATCTGCTGACCGAGGCGGCGAGCGTCCTGAAGGTGAAGCCCGACGAGGTTCCGACCCGCGTGGCGGCCCTGGTCGAGGAGCGCCGCAAGATGGAGCGCGAACTGGCCGACCTGCGCCGTCAGGTTGCCATGGGAGGCGGTGCCAAGGCCGACGGCGGCAACGAGGCCAAGGATGTGGCCGGCGTCAAGTTGGCTGCCCGCGTGGTCGAAGGCCTGCCGGCCAAGGACCTCAAGCCGATGGCCGACGAGCTGAAGAAGCAGGTCGGCTCCGGCGTCGTCGTGCTGATCGCGTCCAATGAAGGCAAGGCCTCCATCGTCATCGGCGTGACCGACGACCTGACTGCGGCCCTCAGCGCCGTCGATCTGGTCCGCGTCGGTGCCGAGGCGCTGGGCGGCAAGGGCGGTGGCGGCCGCCCGGACATGGCCCAGGCCGGCGGCCCCGACGCCTCGCTGGCCCATGCTGCGATCGAGGCCATCGAAAAGGCGATTGCGGCCAAGAAGGCTTCCTGA
- a CDS encoding DHCW motif cupin fold protein has product MELPTLPFTVTDWSAVPVTEHPGETGLARWRSFHAGELRVRLVEYTPGYLADHWCDRGHVLFVVSGELVTELKDGRRFVLTAGMSYQVSDFGDHPHRSSTEIGATLFIVD; this is encoded by the coding sequence ATGGAACTTCCGACTCTTCCCTTCACCGTGACCGACTGGTCTGCCGTCCCCGTCACCGAACATCCGGGTGAAACCGGCCTCGCCCGTTGGCGCAGCTTTCACGCGGGAGAGCTGCGGGTGCGACTGGTCGAATACACGCCGGGCTATCTGGCCGACCATTGGTGCGACCGCGGCCATGTGCTGTTCGTGGTCAGCGGCGAATTGGTCACCGAGTTGAAGGATGGCCGCCGTTTCGTATTGACCGCCGGCATGAGCTATCAGGTGTCCGATTTCGGCGATCATCCGCACCGGTCCTCGACCGAAATCGGCGCCACCCTGTTCATCGTGGACTGA
- a CDS encoding MoxR family ATPase, with translation MRFTGTDSYVATEDLMVAVNAAITLERPLLVKGEPGTGKTVLAVEIARALNKPLLSWHVKSTTKAQQGLYEYDAVSRLRDSQLGEAKVHDIANYIVRGKLWEAFEAPEPPVLLIDEIDKADIEFPNDLLLELDRMEFHVYETRQTIKAAKRPIVIITSNNEKELPDAFLRRCFFHYIRFPDRETMERIVEVHYPGLKAALLREALNLFYDLREVPGLKKKPSTSELLDWIKLLMVEDVDPETLRAKDARTLIPPLCGALLKNEQDVHTLERLAFLTKRGR, from the coding sequence ATGCGTTTCACCGGAACCGACAGCTATGTCGCCACCGAGGACCTGATGGTGGCGGTCAACGCCGCCATCACGCTGGAGCGGCCGCTTCTGGTGAAGGGAGAGCCCGGCACCGGCAAGACCGTGCTGGCGGTCGAGATCGCCCGCGCGCTGAACAAGCCTTTGCTGTCCTGGCATGTGAAGTCCACCACCAAGGCGCAGCAGGGCCTGTACGAATATGACGCGGTCAGCCGCCTGCGCGACAGCCAGTTGGGAGAGGCGAAGGTCCATGACATCGCCAACTACATCGTCCGCGGCAAGCTGTGGGAGGCCTTCGAAGCACCGGAGCCTCCGGTCCTGCTGATCGACGAGATCGACAAGGCCGACATCGAGTTCCCCAACGACCTGCTGCTGGAACTCGACCGCATGGAGTTCCACGTTTATGAAACCCGCCAGACGATCAAGGCGGCCAAGCGCCCCATCGTCATCATCACCTCCAACAACGAGAAGGAGCTGCCGGACGCCTTCCTGCGCCGCTGCTTCTTCCATTACATCCGCTTTCCCGACCGCGAGACGATGGAGCGCATCGTCGAGGTCCATTACCCCGGCCTGAAAGCAGCGCTTCTGCGCGAGGCGCTGAACCTGTTCTACGACCTTCGCGAGGTGCCGGGCCTCAAGAAGAAGCCGTCGACCTCGGAGCTGTTGGACTGGATCAAGCTGCTGATGGTTGAGGACGTCGATCCGGAGACCCTGCGTGCCAAGGATGCCCGCACCCTGATCCCGCCGCTGTGCGGCGCGCTGCTGAAGAACGAGCAGGACGTCCACACGCTGGAACGGCTGGCCTTCCTGACGAAGCGCGGGCGGTGA